The following coding sequences lie in one Deltaproteobacteria bacterium genomic window:
- a CDS encoding phosphoesterase, producing MTGAVMVTALAVGVLATPRVGTSFSMRICRRECSRRIAAECGLPDHRGYRRCKRGLLVSCRRRGPGAACAIPVTTTTTLPGQLASGHIKTVFVILMENQDWASIAGNPAAPYINNVLLPMAAHAEQYYNPPRLHPSEPNYLWLEAGTNFGVLNDDPPAQNHQSTASHLVTLLNTAGVSWKAYQEGISGMTCPLTNVGEYVVRHDPFVYFDDVTEANNSSAPYCIAHVRPYAEWAGDLNAGTVARYNFITPNVCDDMHSSCTPVNDPVKQGDTWLSTEVPRILASQAYADHGALFITWDEAETNDGPIGMIVLSPLGKGGGYSNSIHYTHSSTLRTVEEIFGVSPLLGDAAQSTDLADLFVAFP from the coding sequence ATGACCGGTGCCGTCATGGTCACCGCGCTCGCGGTCGGCGTGCTGGCGACCCCACGCGTCGGGACGAGCTTCTCGATGCGCATCTGTCGTCGCGAATGCAGCCGAAGGATCGCTGCGGAGTGTGGCCTGCCGGACCACCGCGGGTATCGTCGCTGCAAGCGCGGATTGCTCGTGTCCTGCCGGCGGCGCGGGCCGGGCGCAGCGTGTGCGATACCCGTGACAACGACCACCACTCTCCCCGGGCAACTCGCCTCGGGCCACATCAAGACGGTGTTCGTCATTCTCATGGAGAACCAAGACTGGGCGAGCATCGCGGGCAACCCCGCCGCACCGTACATCAACAACGTCTTGCTGCCGATGGCCGCGCACGCAGAGCAGTACTACAATCCCCCTCGCCTGCATCCCAGCGAGCCGAACTACCTCTGGCTCGAGGCCGGCACGAATTTCGGCGTCCTCAACGACGATCCCCCCGCGCAGAATCACCAGAGCACCGCCAGCCACCTCGTCACGCTGCTGAACACGGCCGGCGTGTCGTGGAAGGCGTACCAGGAAGGCATCAGCGGCATGACCTGTCCCTTGACCAACGTTGGCGAGTACGTGGTGCGGCATGACCCCTTCGTGTATTTCGACGACGTCACGGAGGCCAACAACTCGTCGGCCCCGTACTGCATCGCCCACGTGCGCCCCTACGCAGAGTGGGCAGGCGACCTGAACGCCGGCACGGTGGCACGGTACAACTTCATCACGCCGAACGTGTGCGACGATATGCACAGCTCTTGCACTCCAGTGAACGATCCCGTGAAGCAGGGGGACACGTGGCTGTCGACGGAGGTGCCGAGGATTCTCGCGTCGCAGGCCTACGCCGACCACGGAGCTCTCTTCATTACGTGGGACGAAGCCGAGACCAACGACGGCCCGATCGGGATGATCGTGCTGTCGCCGCTCGGGAAGGGCGGCGGGTACTCGAACAGCATTCACTACACACACAGCTCGACGCTGCGCACGGTCGAGGAGATCTTCGGTGTGAGCCCACTGCTCGGCGACGCCGCCCAGTCGACCGACCTCGCCGACTTGTTCGTCGCCTTCCCGTAG
- a CDS encoding DUF1499 domain-containing protein: MREKIGVIAVAAMLIAPALAWLRLVPGLAGFVAFALGGLIALGVGLVTVVQAARGRGLGLGGAVALIAGIAFLAIAARGRGAPRINDFTTDLADPPVLRHAAALPANAGRDLAYPPAFAPIQQACCADLRPARLPVPPAEAFARARRAAETMPAWTITAADDASGTIEAVATTRLFGFQDDIAIRVRADGAGASRVDVRSKSRDGKGDLGTNAARIRAYVTALEAGR; this comes from the coding sequence ATGCGAGAGAAAATCGGCGTCATCGCCGTGGCGGCCATGCTGATCGCTCCCGCGCTCGCGTGGTTGCGTCTCGTGCCGGGACTGGCGGGTTTCGTGGCATTCGCGCTCGGCGGGTTGATCGCGCTCGGCGTGGGGCTCGTGACGGTCGTGCAGGCCGCCCGCGGGCGCGGGCTCGGACTCGGCGGCGCGGTCGCGCTGATCGCCGGTATCGCGTTCCTGGCGATCGCCGCCCGCGGCCGCGGCGCTCCCCGCATCAACGACTTCACCACCGACCTCGCCGACCCGCCCGTCTTGCGCCACGCCGCCGCTCTGCCCGCGAACGCCGGGCGCGACCTCGCCTACCCGCCGGCCTTCGCTCCCATCCAGCAGGCGTGCTGCGCCGACCTCCGGCCGGCGCGGCTCCCGGTGCCGCCGGCCGAGGCCTTCGCGCGAGCGCGGCGGGCGGCGGAGACGATGCCGGCCTGGACGATCACCGCCGCCGACGACGCGAGCGGCACGATCGAGGCCGTCGCCACCACCCGCCTGTTCGGCTTCCAGGACGACATCGCGATCCGCGTCCGCGCCGACGGCGCGGGCGCGAGCCGGGTGGACGTGCGCTCCAAGTCGCGCGACGGGAAGGGCGACCTCGGCACCAACGCGGCCCGTATCCGCGCCTACGTGACGGCACTGGAGGCGGGCCGGTAG
- a CDS encoding type IV pilus twitching motility protein PilT, protein MPTMQELLRETVEKGASDLHLSTGEPPLLRIHGDLARTDHPRLGAPEVIALVHEIMREPQRNAFETEHEVDFACELPGHGRFRVNVFLHSRGPGAVLRTIPTTIPSLESLQLPPVLKELCSRERGLVLVTGPTGSGKSTTLAAMVDLINQTWDAHILTVEDPVEFVHPPKRCLVNQREVGPHTNSFTNALRSALREDPDVILIGEMRDLETISLALTAAETGHLVFGTLHTSSAPKTIDRIIDVFPAGQQGQIRTMLAESLEAVIAQTLVKKKGGGRVAACEILVGAPAVRNLIREAKLHQLLSMMQTGQRLGMQTLDMALADLLKRGLIDQSAMPPRPAGMAGVAA, encoded by the coding sequence ATGCCGACGATGCAGGAGCTGCTGCGCGAGACGGTGGAGAAGGGCGCCTCGGATCTGCATCTGAGCACGGGAGAGCCGCCGCTCCTGCGCATCCACGGGGACCTGGCCCGCACGGACCATCCGCGGCTCGGCGCCCCGGAGGTGATCGCGCTCGTCCACGAGATCATGCGCGAGCCGCAGCGCAACGCCTTCGAGACCGAGCACGAGGTGGACTTCGCCTGCGAGCTCCCCGGACACGGGCGCTTCCGCGTCAACGTCTTCCTGCACAGCCGCGGCCCGGGCGCCGTGCTCCGCACCATCCCGACCACGATCCCCTCGCTCGAGAGCCTCCAGCTGCCGCCGGTGCTGAAGGAGCTCTGCTCCCGCGAGCGCGGGCTCGTCCTGGTCACCGGACCGACGGGCTCCGGGAAGTCGACGACGCTCGCCGCGATGGTCGACCTGATCAACCAGACCTGGGACGCCCACATCCTTACGGTCGAGGATCCGGTCGAGTTCGTGCATCCCCCCAAGCGCTGTCTGGTGAACCAGCGCGAGGTCGGGCCGCACACCAACTCCTTCACCAACGCGCTGCGGAGCGCGCTGCGCGAGGACCCGGACGTCATCCTGATCGGCGAGATGCGCGATCTCGAGACGATCTCGCTCGCCCTGACCGCGGCCGAGACCGGCCACCTCGTGTTCGGGACGCTTCACACGTCGAGCGCGCCCAAGACCATCGACCGCATCATCGACGTGTTCCCCGCGGGCCAGCAGGGCCAGATCCGCACCATGCTCGCCGAGTCGCTCGAGGCGGTGATCGCGCAGACGCTGGTCAAGAAGAAGGGGGGCGGCCGGGTCGCGGCCTGCGAGATCCTCGTCGGCGCGCCCGCGGTCCGGAACCTGATCCGCGAGGCGAAGCTGCATCAGCTCCTCTCGATGATGCAGACCGGGCAGCGGCTCGGGATGCAGACGCTCGACATGGCGCTCGCCGACCTGCTGAAGCGCGGCCTGATCGACCAGAGCGCGATGCCACCGCGGCCCGCGGGGATGGCGGGCGTCGCGGCCTGA